One Mycosarcoma maydis chromosome 9, whole genome shotgun sequence DNA window includes the following coding sequences:
- a CDS encoding uncharacterized protein (related to Acetate kinase): MDNLIHLGFSKTLQGGKEANSGQRFGRMLCLNAGSSSLKFKLFDVSTYRPDSIALIGGSIKLDSSSDTARVDMFCSSNDKHHSDTKEWSEIASGEVLAYLFSTMADLLGEGLGIMTVVHRIVHGAHLDQCVSITRDDQHHLHTLQFLAEFAPLHNAVSVQLIKVCLNSTELNRKHTNVCCFDTNFHRSMDEVKSGYMVDPNLAGERLPGGMKLRKWGFHGLSYASVLSTVSRSINKDAHNLNLIMLHLGSGSSICSVVRGRSFDTSMGLTPLEGLPGGTRSGSVDPVLALHLSSATLPGGKDGTVEIADGIRVSRAEVVLNKHSGFKAVAGSSDFAEIVQRRNEFLQGRTMGKHKEEERSKDRSAVLAFDMFVDRIVGFIGAYVLKMCSAGGVDAVVLAGGIGEKSHELWAELASKVELSSVSVSGESVVRAKEDESKCWQLKREELRLEQTNRTTAMGQCVPWLVCRTDEEGEMAKEVIDAWVRGKQ; the protein is encoded by the coding sequence ATGGACAACCTCATCCATTTAGGCTTCAGCAAGACTCTTCAAGGTGGGAAGGAGGCGAATAGCGGCCAGCGCTTCGGTCGAATGCTGTGCCTGAATGCCGGCTCTTCGTCGCTCAAATTCAAGCTGTTCGATGTGTCGACCTATCGACCGGATTCGATCGCTTTGATCGGTGGGTCGATCAAACTTGACTCGTCCTCGGACACTGCGCGAGTCGACATGTTCTGCTCTTCCAACGACAAGCACCACAGCGATACGAAGGAGTGGAGCGAGATCGCTTCGGGCGAAGTGCTCGCTTACCTTTTCTCGACAATGGCCGATCTACTCGGTGAGGGTCTGGGTATTATGACGGTGGTACACAGAATCGTGCATGGCGCACACCTGGACCAGTGTGTTTCGATCACGCGTGACGACCAACACCACCTCCACACGTTGCAGTTCCTCGCCGAATTCGCGCCGTTGCACAACGCTGTCAGCGTTCAACTGATCAAGGTCTGTCTCAACTCGACGGAGCTGAATCGGAAGCATACGAATGTGTGCTGTTTCGACACCAACTTCCACCGGTCGATGGATGAGGTGAAGAGCGGATACATGGTCGATCCCAATCTGGCAGGCGAGCGACTTCCTGGAGGGATGAAGTTGCGCAAATGGGGATTCCACGGGCTGTCGTACGCCTCGGTTCTCAGCACGGTCTCTCGATCGATCAACAAAGATGCGCACAATCTCAACTTGATCATGCTCCATTTAGGCAGTGGAAGTTCGATCTGCAGTGTGGTACGGGGTCGAAGCTTCGATACATCGATGGGCTTGACTCCGTTGGAAGGATTGCCGGGTGGCACGAGGAGCGGCTCGGTAGATCCGGTGTTAGCTCTCCACCTGTCAAGCGCAACGCTCCCTGGAGGAAAGGACGGAACGGTGGAGATCGCCGATGGAATTCGGGTGTCGAGAGCAGAGGTGGTGTTGAACAAGCACAGTGGGTTCAAAGCGGTAGCCGGAAGTAGTGATTTTGCCGAGATCGTTCAGAGGAGGAACGAATTTTTACAAGGCAGAACGATGGGCAAACACAaagaagaggagaggagTAAGGACAGATCGGCAGTATTGGCGTTTGATATGTTTGTTGATCGGATCGTGGGCTTCATTGGGGCGTATGTGTTGAAGATGTGCAGTGCGGGTGGCGTGGACgcggtggtgttggcggGCGGAATCGGGGAgaagagtcacgagttgtggGCAGAGTTGGCGAGCAAGGTAGAGTTGAGCAGTGTAAGCGTTTCTGGCGAGAGCGTGGTACGAGCGAAGGAAGATGAAAGCAAGTGTTGGCAGTTGAAGAGAGAGGAGTTGAGGTTGGAACAGACAAATAGGACCACGGCGATGGGTCAGTGTGTGCCTTGGTTGGTGTGTAGGACGGACGAAGAGGGGGAGATGGCCAAGGAGGTGATTGATGCTTGGGTTCGTGGTAAGCAGTAG
- a CDS encoding putative xylulose-5-phosphate/fructose-6-phosphate phosphoketolase, with the protein MSAPLGFHLIPSRIDANQPLRDQETYLVLPDVDRRSERYDLESIQAFQKAANYLAVAQIYLQDNVLLEEPLDYKAHVKKRLLGHFGTVPGLVFVYAHVSALLARIERNTATDSYGRHRAIFITGPGHGAPAILSCLYLEGSISKFYPEESVSHQGLHAFVRNFSWPNTVRPSHVTATTPGAIHEGGELGYALSVAHGAVMDKPDLIAFAVIGDGEAETGPTATAWHSHKFIDPCESGAVLPILHLNRFKISEKTIFGTMDRTELLALFVGYGYQVRFVDYYQHLGTKHTIPGDHEATAFDVDMAASLDWALSEIDNIQKAARQAEAQKKPRWPMIILTSPKGWGAPVQVDGQQIEGSFRSHQVPVKLGAWSGADEHLSILESWLESYKPRSWLQSDSGQLRLNPLVTRMLPSDELRLGRIREIYEKSADLQDVSTSAYMVSSESSDNSRGNTRSKASAMEQCGKYLAALLPKNPDRLLIFSPDELVSNKLDATLKVQGLKARKFEHDSESIVTPQERQQGIRSGRVIEMLSEHTLQGFAQGYALTGRIGLFPSYESFLGIVTTMMAQFAKFVKVAKTTDYRSPVPSITYVMSSTLWRQEHNGASHQQPGLINSVLDLPHNVARVYLPPDANCAVSTLSHCLRSHNYVNLVVGSKHQTRVYLSEDEANAHCKAGASIWHAYSTDGGQEPDVVIVGIGTETTAEAIAATELLRGAQLDDSAKSDGSARQAPEDVLRVRFINVTDLMILSENSVHPHALSQELFDGLFTRDVPILFNFHGYTTAIKGLLGDRLSGEMGRRPMAVHGFIEEGSTTTPWNMLKLNGVDRFTVACRAVELIQRDLELKKHRRAKVNERLQKMAQSQRFDMLARKWKQRREEWQQYINRNGRDPDEVDAE; encoded by the coding sequence atGTCGGCGCCACTTGGTTTCCACCTCATCCCGTCTCGTATCGACGCAAACCAACCTTTGCGAGACCAGGAGACCTATCTTGTTCTGCCTGACGTGGACCGTAGGTCGGAGCGCTATGATCTCGAGTCGATCCAAGCTTTTCAAAAGGCTGCCAACTACCTTGCTGTAGCCCAGATCTACTTGCAGGACAATGTGCTCCTGGAAGAGCCGCTCGACTATAAGGCTCACGTCAAGAAGAGACTGCTTGGTCACTTTGGCACCGTTCCTGGCCTCGTCTTTGTTTATGCGCACGTATCGGCCCTTCTAGCACGCATCGAAAGGAACACAGCCACCGATTCGTATGGCAGACACAGAGCCATTTTTATCACTGGTCCAGGACATGGTGCTCCAGCCATCCTCAGCTGCCTGTACCTCGAAGGTTCTATCTCGAAATTTTATCCAGAGGAATCGGTCTCGCACCAGGGTCTACATGCGTTTGTCAGGAACTTTAGCTGGCCCAACACGGTACGTCCATCGCACGTGACGGCGACAACACCTGGTGCGATTCACGAAGGAGGCGAGCTCGGCTATGCGCTCTCGGTAGCACATGGCGCTGTCATGGACAAGCCTGACCTCATCGCATTTGCCGTCATCGGAGACGGAGAGGCGGAGACCGGTCCGACTGCAACCGCGTGGCATTCACACAAGTTCATTGACCCTTGCGAGTCGGGTGCCGTCTTGCCCATTCTGCATCTGAACCGCTTCAAGATCAGCGAAAAGACGATTTTTGGCACGATGGATCGCACCgagctgctggcgctgttCGTCGGCTACGGCTATCAGGTGCGCTTTGTCGACTACTACCAACATCTCGGTACTAAGCACACGATTCCTGGTGACCACGAGGCCACAGCGTTTGATGTCGATATGGCAGCCAGCCTCGACTGGGCGCTGAGTGAGATCGATAACATCCAGAAGGCGGCACGTCAGGCCGAAGCTCAAAAGAAACCGCGCTGGCCTATGATCATCTTGACCTCGCCGAAAGGATGGGGTGCGCCCGTTCAGGTTGATGgtcagcagatcgaggGTTCGTTTCGAAGCCACCAAGTGCctgtcaagctcggcgcTTGGTCGGGCGCCGATGAGCATCTCTCCATCCTCGAAAGCTGGCTCGAATCGTATAAGCCACGTAGCTGGTTGCAGTCGGATTCGGGCCAACTCAGGCTGAATCCTCTTGTGACACGCATGCTGCCTAGTGATGAGCTCCGCCTGGGTCGTATCCGCGAGATCTACGAAAAGAGCGCTGACTTGCAAGATGTAAGCACCAGCGCTTACATGGTCAGCTCAGAGTCGTCGGACAACAGCCGTGGCAACACACGATCCAAAGCTTCAGCCATGGAGCAATGCGGCAAATATCTGGCAGCGCTGTTGCCCAAAAATCCGGATCGACTGCTCATCTTTTCACCCGACGAACTCGTCTCGAATAAGCTCGATGCCACGCTCAAAGTACAAGGCTTGAAAGCACGCAAATTCGAACACGATTCCGAGAGTATTGTGACGCCACAAGAGCGTCAGCAGGGGATTCGGTCTGGGCGCGTTATCGAGATGCTTAGCGAGCACACGCTGCAAGGCTTTGCACAGGGGTACGCGCTTACGGGTCGAATCGGTCTCTTTCCGAGCTACGAGTCGTTTTTGGGCATTGTGACGACTATGATGGCGCAATTTGCCAAGTTTGTCAAGGTGGCCAAGACGACGGATTACCGATCACCAGTACCGTCGATCACGTATGTGATGAGTTCGACGTTGTGGCGACAAGAGCACAATGGCGCCAGCCATCAGCAGCCAGGTCTAATCAACTCGGTGCTGGATCTCCCGCACAATGTTGCACGTGTCTATTTGCCGCCGGATGCCAACTGTGCGGTGTCGACACTGTCGCACTGCCTGCGCAGCCACAACTATGTGAACCTGGTGGTCGGCAGTAAGCATCAGACCAGGGTGTATCTgagcgaggacgaggcaaATGCGCATTGCAAGGCGGGCGCATCGATTTGGCATGCTTACTCGACCGACGGTGGTCAAGAGCCGGATGTGGTGATTGTAGGCATTGGTACCGAGACGACGGCGGAAGCGATTGCGGCTACAGAGCTGCTCCGAGGAGCGCAGCTTGACGACAGTGCCAAGAGCGATGGAAGTGCAAGGCAGGCGCCGGAGGATGTTTTGCGCGTGCGCTTCATCAACGTTACCGACCTCATGATCCTTAGCGAAAACTCGGTGCACCCTCACGCGCTGAGCCAAGAGCTCTTTGACGGCCTGTTCACACGCGATGTTCCCATCCTGTTTAACTTCCACGGCTacaccaccgccatcaaGGGCTTACTCGGCGACCGGCTGTCTGGCGAGATGGGTCGACGTCCCATGGCCGTGCACGGCTTTATCGAGGAAGGCAGCACCACTACGCCCTGGAATatgctcaagctcaatgGCGTCGACCGCTTCACCGTTGCATGCCGAGCTGTTGAGCTCATCCAACGCGATCTCGAGCTTAAgaagcatcgtcgagccaAAGTCAACGAGCGACTCCAAAAGATGGCTCAGAGTCAAAGATTCGACATGCTTGCGAGAAAGTGGAAGCAGAGGCGAGAGGAGTGGCAGCAGTATATCAATCGCAATGGTCGAGATCCAGATGAGGTTGATGCCGAGTGA
- a CDS encoding putative endo-1,4-beta-xylanase: MKTNFLVLLSALLAASSAVTATLIPAKCKHEAFSQRAGSSLNAAIKSDGRKYFGTCADPGTLGNWQISNIIKAEMGQVTPENSMKWDATQPQRGTFNFGNADRLVDFATSNGKLIRGHTLVWHSQLPSWVSSITDANDLTNVIQNRIATVVGRYKGKVYAWDVVNEMFNENGSFRESVFYKLLGEDFVKIAFEAARKADPNAKLYINDYNLDDPDYPKLKSLVANVKKWRSQGVPIDGIGSQSHLQAAGHFLDASKVGGAMQALCAAASECAMTELDIAQASPDQYTKATEACLNQKNCVGITVWGVSDNTSWRKNANPLLWNSSYQKKPAYNAVLSTLNSYQA; this comes from the exons ATGAAGACCAACTTTCTCGTTCTCCTCTCCGCCCTTCTCgcagcttcttcagccGTGACCGCCACGCTGATCCCTGCCAAGTGCAAACACGAGGCGTTCTCGCAGAGAgctggctcgtcgctcaACGCAGCCATCAAGTCGGATGGTCGCAAGTACTTTGGTACTTGCGCCGACCCGGGCACGTTGGGCAATTGGCAGAtcagcaacatcatcaAGGCTGAGATGGGTCAGGTGACCCCGGAAAATTCGATGAAGTGGGATGCCACTCAACCGCAGCGCGGCACGTTTAACTTTGGCAATGCCGATCGGCTCGTAGACTTTGCCACCTCAAATGGAAAGCTGATCCGAGGTCATACGCTCGTCTGGCACTCGCAGCTTCCTTCATGGGTCTCGTCCATTACTGACGCCAATGACCTTACCAACGTAATTCAGAACCGAATCGCCACCGTTGTGGGAAGATACAAGGGCAAGGTCTACGCCTGGGATGTAGTG AACGAGATGTTCAACGAGAACGGTTCATTCCGCGAGAGCGTTTTCTACAAGCTCCTCGGCGAGGACTTTGTCAAGATCGCCTTCGAAGCGGCCAGGAAGGCGGACCCGAACGCCAAACTCTACATCAACGACTACAATCTCGACGATCCCGATTATCCGaagctcaagtcgctcgTTGCTAACGTCAAAAAGTGGCGGTCGCAGGGTGTCCCGATCGACGGGATCGGCTCTCAATCGCATCTGCAGGCGGCTGGTCATTTCCTCGACGCCTCAAAGGTTGGCGGTGCCATGCAGGCGctttgtgctgctgcgtcggAGTGCGCCATGACCGAGCTAGACATTGCTCAAGCCAGCCCTGACCAGTATACCAAGGCTACCGAGGCCTGCCTCAACCAGAAGAACTGCGTTGGCATCACCG TTTGGGGTGTTTCTGACAACACTTCATGGAGGAAAAACGCCAACCCTTTGCTTTGGAACAGCAGCTACCAGAAGAAGCCTGCTTACAACGCCGTGCTTAGCACTCTCAACTCGTACCAAGCTTGA
- a CDS encoding uncharacterized protein (related to fumarylacetoacetate hydrolase) yields MTRTIPIERLESIVPYAADHPFPLESLPWTVFSTTDNPVRRCAVRIADQLVDLVQLSNKAPSAFSEQPVSAECASSLFSQPTLNAYLAQSRQVHKTFRRFLQTVLSSDSSIFKSQPQLLNDILVLVEKATLHLPIQVGDYTDFCASKYHCTSTGRLMFTRPLEDQWYQLPIDYHGRSSSLVASGTSFRRPRGIFRTEPGSSVVEFGASRRMDFELEVACVVGGGGTEHSEDLNQLGRPVELERAEELIFGMMLMNDWSARDIQSYEMTPLEPFTSKNFATTLSSYIVELAALEPFRVASPAVEHRLFAYLDHKGQGTTWDVNLQAHLAPLPASGSSEKVWTKITDTSLRHVYWTAAQMVAHHTVTGCNLRPADTFATGTVSGPFEEPYSEASLIEACKAGRQPIPLKTAKGGEVQTRTFLKDGDEVKITASAYDPDSKLHIGFGECTGQLWPAAQL; encoded by the coding sequence ATGACCAGAACTATCCCcatcgagcgtctcgagagCATCGTACCGTATGCAGCGGATCACCCTTTCCCGCTCGAGAGCCTGCCATGGACGGTCTTTTCTACGACAGACAATCCAGTCCGAAGATGCGCCGTTCGCATCGCAGACCAGTTGGTCGACTTGGTGCAACTGAGCAACAAAGCGCCAAGTGCTTTCTCAGAGCAGCCTGTGAGCGCTGAGTGCGCCAGCTCGCTCTTTTCGCAGCCAACACTCAACGCGTATCTCGCTCAATCACGCCAGGTACATAAAACATTCCGTAGATTTCTTCAAACTGTCTTGAGCTCAGACTCATCCATCTTTAAATCGCAGCCGCAGTTGCTGAATGACATTCTGGTTTTAGTCGAGAAAGCCACCCTGCACCTTCCCATTCAAGTAGGAGACTACACCGACTTTTGCGCGTCAAAGTATCACTGTACTTCCACCGGGCGACTGATGTTCACACGTCCTCTCGAAGATCAGTGGTATCAGCTTCCCATTGATTATCATGGACGTTCCTCCTCGCTGGTTGCTTCAGGCACAAGCTTCCGGCGTCCTCGGGGCATCTTCCGCACAGAGCCTGGTTCTTCGGTAGTCGAATTTGGCGCTTCTAGAAGAATGGActttgagctcgaggtggCCTGTGTCgttggtggcggtggcacAGAACACTCGGAAGATCTAAACCAACTCGGCCGACCggttgagctcgagcgtgccGAAGAGCTCATCTTTGGCATGATGCTCATGAATGACTGGTCGGCCCGTGATATTCAGAGCTATGAGATGACCCCTCTCGAACCTTTCACAAGCAAGAACTTTGCTACCACTCTTTCATCGTACATAGTCGAGCTAGCGGCTCTGGAGCCTTTCCGTGTCGCATCACCGGCGGTCGAACACAGGCTGTTTGCATACCTCGATCACAAGGGTCAAGGCACCACGTGGGATGTCAACCTTCAAGCACACCTCGCACCTCTACCTGCATCTGGCAGTTCGGAGAAGGTATGGACAAAGATCACTGACACGTCGCTCAGACATGTTTACTGGACAGCAGCGCAGATGGTAGCACACCACACTGTTACGGGCTGCAACCTTCGACCTGCCGATACTTTCGCCACAGGGACTGTGTCCGGGCCGTTTGAAGAGCCGTACAGCGAAGCATCCCTAATCGAAGCGTGCAAAGCGGGGCGTCAGCCTATCCCTCTCAAAACAGCAAAAGGCGGAGAGGTACAGACCAGGACGTTCTTgaaggatggcgatgaggTAAAGATCACCGCTTCTGCCTACGATCCGGACTCGAAACTTCACATCGGTTTCGGCGAGTGCACAGGTCAATTATGGCCTGCCGCGCAGCTCTAG
- a CDS encoding uncharacterized protein (related to Salicylate hydroxylase): MTTAEPGKKLRIIIVGAGIAGLAAARALREDHEVHIFESSSFKTEIGAAIHTGPNASRILLKWGMDLERLDSPNCRNIYEYNISGKLVSHRTVNTNELFGAPWLLNHRISLHRELQYLATSDDQALPGEPAKLHLASKVVDVDGEAGTITLADGTTFQGDIIVGSDGIKSVLQKNVLGRPANAKPSGHSAYRLLIPFERLRKLNDQDVNKIMAAPSLTMFVGQDKRVVCYTCKFDGRELLNLAAMIPDEGLFESSTESWSAQGSLKDMIASFSHFPPMAKKILSQATECGLYQLRDQDPLELWHRNRVLLVGDAAHPMLPHLGQGGSQAIEDAEALAYVLKTTKGLPSLENVNAALQRLQTLRHYRATVSQERSRLQALGPRPGSKEEMLGKNTFELTRFLYDYFGAEDWEKRVKEGRTGMQDDVPLTVSSQPVAAVTKPPPASVST; encoded by the exons ATGACGACGGCTGAACCAGGAAAGAAGCTtcgcatcatcatcgtAGGCGCTGGCATCGCCGGCCTTGCAGCGGCTCGCGCGCTTAGGGAGGACCACGAGGTGCACATATTTGaatcgtcgagcttcaagACGGAAATCGGAGCTGCTATTCA CACCGGCCCGAATGCAAGTCGAATCCTTCTCAAGTGGGGAATGGACCTCGAACGTCTTGACTCGCCCAACTGTCGAAACATCTACGAGTACAATATCTCGGGCAAGCTCGTGTCCCATCGTACCGTCAACACTAACGAGCTCTTTGGTGCGCCTTGGCTGCTCAACCATCGCATCTCCCTGCACAGGGAGCTGCAATACCTAGCCACATCAGACGACCAAGCACTCCCAGGAGAGCCTGCCAAGCTGCACCTCGCAAGCAAGGTTGTCGATGTTGACGGCGAAGCGGGTACAATCACGCTTGCTGACGGCACCACTTTCCAAGGCGACATCATCGTCGGAAGTGATGGTATCAAGAGTGTACTTCAAAAGAATGTGCTTGGTCGACCTGCCAATGCCAAGCCTAGTGGTCATTCGGCCTATCGCCTGCTGATTCCTTTTGAGAGGCTGCGCAAGCTCAATGACCAAGATGTCAACAAGATCATGGCGGCACCCTCGCTCACAATGTTTGTCGGACAGGACAAAAGGGTGGTCTGCTACACATGCAAATTCGACGGACGCGAACTGCTTAATCTCGCCGCAATGATTCCTGACGAGGGCCTCTTCGAAAGCTCGACCGAGTCGTGGAGTGCCCAAGGTTCTCTTAAGGACATGATTGCTTCCTTCTCCCATTTCCCGCCCATGGCAAAGAAGATCCTGAGTCAGGCCACCGAGTGCGGTCTCTACCAACTGCGTGACCAGGATCCTCTCGAGCTGTGGCACCGCAACCGCGTCCTCCTTGTTGGCGATGCAGCCCATCCAATGCTGCCGCACTTGGGTCAGGGTGGCTCACAGGCTATTGAAGATGCCGAAGCTCTTGCTTACGTCCTCAAGACAACAAAGGGATTGCCTAGCCTCGAAAATGTCAACGCAGCGCTGCAACGTCTACAGACATTGAGACATTACCGCGCTACAGTCTCGCAGGAGCGATCGAGATTACAGGCCCTGGGCCCTCGACCTGGGTCGAAGGAGGAGATGCTCGGGAAAAACACGTTTGAGTTAACCCGCTTCTTGTATGACTACTTTGGCGCAGAGGACTGGGAAAAGAGGGTCAAGGAGGGTCGGACCGGCATGCAGGATGACGTTCCTTTGACCGTTTCGTCCCagcctgttgctgctgttaCCAAGCCTCCTCCAGCTTCTGTCAGCACCTAA
- a CDS encoding putative lipase precursor yields MRFIAVRAIVTLAAAAAVSLAVPTERRAAFADPNDDLFYTTPDNINTYANGQVIQSRKADTDIGNSNKVEAFQLQYRTTNTQKEAQANVATVWIPNKPASPPKIFSYQVYQDSTQLNCAPSYSFLKGLDKPNKATTILEAPIIIGWALQQGFYVVSSDHEGPRSSFIAGYEEGMAILDGIRALKNYAKLPTDSAIGFYGYSGGAHATGWAANLAGSYAPEHNIIGAAYGGLPASARDTFNFLNKGAFAGFAIAGVSGLALAYPDVETYIQSRLNAKGEKVFKQVRSRGFCIGQVVLTYPFVDAYSLINDTNLLNEEPVASTLKSETLVQAEASYTVPVPKFPRFIWHALLDEIVPFHSAATYVKEQCSKGADINWNVYSFAEHISAELFGLLPGLDWLNKAYKGQAPKVPCGGGAQSVMGASGPPAQDVLGADLASQLRSLQGKPSAFGNKPFGSISP; encoded by the exons ATGAGGTTCATTGCTGTTCGGGCTATCGTGACGCTagcggctgcagccgcCGTGTCGCTTGCAGTGCCCACAGAGCGAAGGGCAGCGTTCGCCGATCCAAACGACGATCTCTTCTACACCACGCCGGACAACATCAACACATATGCCAATGGTCAGGTCATCCAGTCACGCAAGGCTGATACCGATATTGGGAACAGCAACAAGGTTGAAGCTTTCCAGCTTCAATATCGCACTACCAATACGCAAAAGGAGGCGCAGGCCAACGTTGCTACCGTATGGATCCCCAACAAGCCCGCTTCACCTCCCAAGATCTTCTCTTATCAGGTCTATCAGGACTCGACACAGCTCAACTGTGCTCCGAGCTATAGCTTTTTGAAGGGCCTTGACAAGCCTAACAAAGCTACCACGATCCTCGAAGCAcccatcatcatcggctGGGCGCTCCAACAAGGTTTCTACGTCGTCTCGTCTGATCACGAAGGCCCGCGCTCATCGTTCATTGCGGGCTACGAGGAAGGTATGGCTATTCTCGACGGCATACGTGCGCTCAAGAACTACGCCAAACTGCCCACGGACAGCGCGATCGGCTTTTACGGATACAGCGGCGGTGCCCATGCAACCGGCTGGGCAGCTAATCTGGCAGGGAGCTACGCTCCTGAGCACAACATCATCGGTGCTGCCTACGGAGGACTGCCTGCTAGCGCCAGAGACACATTCAACTTCCTCAACAAAGGCGCGTTTGCCGGCTTCGCCATTGCGGGTGTCTCGGGTCTTGCGCTGGCCTACCCGGACGTGGAGACCTACATCCAGTCGCGCCTCAACGCCAAGGGAGAAAAGGTGTTTAAACAGGTCCGAAGTCGCGGCTTCTGCATTGGCCAAGTGGTCCTAACCTACCCATTCGTCGACGCCTATTCACTCATCAACGACACAAACCTTCTCAACGAGGAACCGGTCGCCAGCACGTTGAAATCCGAGACGTTGGTTCAGGCCGAGGCTAGCTACACGGTTCCTGTTCCCAAATTCCCGCGTTTCATCTGGCATGCGCTCTTGGACGAGATTGTTCCCTTCCACTCGGCTGCGACCTATGTCAAGGAGCAGTGTTCAAAGGGCGCCGACATCAACTGGAAT GTCTACTCATTTGCCGAGCACATCTCTGCCGAGCTTTTCGGCTTGCTGCCTGGTCTCGACTGGTTAAACAAGGCTTACAAGGGTCAAGCACCCAAAGTGCCTTGTGGCGGAGGGGCTCAAAGCGTGATGGGTGCCTCAGGCCCGCCTGCGCAGGACGTTCTGGGAGCTGACCTGGCAAGCCAACTCCGATCTCTCCAGGGTAAGCCTTCTGCGTTTGGCAACAAACCTTTTGGCTCCATCTCCCCCTGA
- a CDS encoding uncharacterized protein (related to dioxygenase): MPTAVKSTSNTTPVFFFSHGSTMMLGEQSTPAAYWEQMGRGAMRRGIKRVIMMGAHWESPTDEILVAANPTNPKKQPVAWVEPSRYVDYKINSSPKLADAVVTRLRQNGIKSKLDPELEWIHDTFIVLCWMFPATTEHPQGQCPEVTVISGLSVYNAPLIVDVGKALRAFREQDTLIIGTGGTVHNLYRNNWKQVTLFRDNFAQQLPPAKWALDFRTEVEDAIVKNSRPALGKAVLRLMRHPLYRDAHATDDHYAPLLFVAGAAGSPKDKGKKNKITGECWELQNMCNSQFQFGSW, translated from the exons ATGCCAACAGCCGTCAAATCAACAAGCAACACCACGCCGGtcttcttcttcagccATGGTAGTACCATGATGTTGGGTGAGCAGAGCACACCTGCAGCCTACTGGGAACAGATGGGTCGTGGGGCAATGCGACGCGGCATCAAGCGTGTCATCATGATGGGAGCCCACTGGGAATCACCCACCGACGAGATTCTCGTCGCCGCTAACCCTACCAACCCCAAGAAGCAACCTGTAGCATGGGTTGAGCCCTCTCGCTACGTTGACTACAAAATCAACAGCTCTCCTAAGCTCGCGGACGCTGTCGTCACGCGCTTGCGACAGAATGGCATCAAGTCGAAACTCGATCCCGAACTCGAATGGATCCACGATACTTTTATCGTCCTCTGCTGGATGTTTCCTGCTACCACTGAGCATCCTCAAGGCCAGTGTCCCGAGGTCACCGTCATATCAGGTCTCTCGGTATACAATGCCCCTCTGATCGTCGATGTCGGGAAAGCTCTGCGAGCATTCCGCGAACAAGACACCCTCATCATTGGCACGGGCGGTACTGTTCACAACCTTTACCGAAACAATTGGAAGCAAGTCACGCTTTTCCGCGACAACTTTGCCCAGCAACTGCCACCTGCTAAGTGGGCGCTTGACTTCAGGACCGAGGTTGAAGATGCTATCGTCAAGAACTCACGGCCGGCGCTTGGCAAAGCAGTCCTGAGGCTGATGCGACATCCGCTCTACCGAGATGCACACGCAACAGACGACCATTATGCTCCTCTCTTGTTCGTAGCAGGCGCAGCTGGGTCGCCGAAGGACAAGGGaaagaagaacaagatcACCGGAGAATGCTGGGAACTTCAAAATATGTGCAATTCTC AATTCCAGTTCGGCAGTTGGTAG